TTTATGAACTCCACTGTGCAGATGACTTCTTCTACCATTTGCAATGCCTCCAGTTCTGTTTTGTATTTGCACCTATATCTCTTATCCTATATATTTTTATTCCTGCTTCTGCATCCTGACAAAACGATGGATAAAGTCGGAACTCAACAGAGACCTTTTTGTGAATAACGTAGTAGCAATTTTTATATATCAGTATGCATTTTGTAGCAACAAATAGAAAAAAGTGCTACCAATGTAGAGGTGGAAAAATGTGGCTGATAACAACAACAATCTGTGCTGTGATTGCTACTGCAATCTACTTCGTACTAGAAAAACAGAAAAATGCAGGGAAGAAGTACAAGGTGCACTATCTTTCCCTGATGCTCTGGGGTGCAGCATTGATGATTCTAGTTGACCACCTAATAGGGTACATGGAAGAAGGTGGCGAGTTCATAGAGTTTGAGACGGACGGACTCGTGAGTAACGCTACATTGCTTGGCTTTTTGATGCTGATTCCTGTGCTTGGCGTGTGGATAGGTAGTATAGGGATTGAAAAGGTATTTGGAAGGAAAGAACGGAGGTGAAAAAATGGGATGTTTTCTTGTGCCAACGGCAGTGGGATTTATCGTGCTGTTGATTGCAGTGCTTGGCAGAAAGAGATTTTCATCGGTCTGGAACGCAAGAATTGCAGGACTGAACCTAATGCTCTGGGGCGGTGCCCTGATGCTGGCTGTGGAACACTATGCACACCAGGAGATTGTTCCCTATTTCCCATTTCTTACAAGAGGAATGGATGAGGTAGTGCCAGAACTGCTTGCTGTAGGCGTTCCAATGACGCTGGTGATTTTTGCGGCATGGGGCATACTTGTTGTGCTCAGTGCAAAGGTTTTTGCTCCAGAAACAACAACAAGCAACGCATAAAATCTTTCTCCAATCTTTTTATATACTCCCTGTTTTTCTTTTAATTATGAGCAAAATTTCGGAGTGTGTAGAGGGGCAGAGAATTGCTGGTAAGTTCGTGGTCTGGGAAAAGGCCTTCGTAAAAGATTATACGAAAGGTAAATTTTTTAAAATAACAATTTCAGATGGAGAAGCAAAAATTCCGCTAAAGTTCTGGGGAATGCCAATCCACTCAAAGGTGATGGAATTTTACGAGGCGATCCAGCCTAGCAAGACACTGGTAGAAATTGAAGGCGATGTTGTTATGGACACTTACTCTAATGAACTCACAGTGAACATAAACGAGGAGAAGGACATGTTCAGAATTTGCACTGATGAGGAGGCAAAGGGATTGCAGTTGGTTCCCATCACAAAAAAGAACAGGGAGGAACTGATGAAATTTATAGAGTCTGAAATTGGGAAAATTGTAGATCCAAACCTCGGTGCATTACTCAAATCCATCTTTGCAGATGAGAATCTGAAAAAGAGTTTTATGGAAAGTCCTGCAGCCAAAATGAAACATCATGCCTACATTGGCGGACTTCTGGAACACACCTGCAATGTGGTGCGGCTCTGCTCTACCCTCTGTGAACTTTATCCTGAACTTAACAGGGACCTGCTGATTACTGCAGCAATCCTTCATGACCTTGGAAAAATTCAGGAATACAGTGTCTCTCTTGCAATTGACACTACAGATGCAGGCAGATTCCTCA
This sequence is a window from Thermoplasmata archaeon. Protein-coding genes within it:
- a CDS encoding HD domain-containing protein, which codes for MSKISECVEGQRIAGKFVVWEKAFVKDYTKGKFFKITISDGEAKIPLKFWGMPIHSKVMEFYEAIQPSKTLVEIEGDVVMDTYSNELTVNINEEKDMFRICTDEEAKGLQLVPITKKNREELMKFIESEIGKIVDPNLGALLKSIFADENLKKSFMESPAAKMKHHAYIGGLLEHTCNVVRLCSTLCELYPELNRDLLITAAILHDLGKIQEYSVSLAIDTTDAGRFLTHTYISIEIIETKLRQLSVFPEQLKWKLYHIILRHHGRFAVQETIEGKISWVIPEACALYYADDMDARVKNFLQEIEEGRRAGESWRFVKDLGVQIYIEDEDE